The Halostagnicola larsenii XH-48 region GACCGACGCGAGGCACGCCTGGAAGGTGAGACTGCATGAGCAACCATCAGAAACGACTCTCGGTACCGAAATCCTGGCCCGTCGAGCGCAAGACCGAGACGTTCACCGTCAAGGCCGGCGCCGGCCCGCACGGTGAAGCAGGCGTTCCGCTCGTCGTTCTCCTGCGGGACGTTCTCGGCTACGTCGACTCCAAGAAAGAAGCGCGCTACGCGCTCTCGGAGGACTCGATCCTCGTCAACGGCGACGCGATCAACGACGAACAGCGCCCAATTGGGATGTTCGACATCATCGCGTTCCCCGACCTCGAGGAATACTACCGAATCTTCCCCGACGAGGGCGGTCGACTCGCGCTGACCCCGATCGACGCCGACGCGGCCGATAGCCGCCTCGGAAAAATCGACGGCAAGCAGCAAGTCGCCGGTGGCGACACCCAGTTGACGCTTCACGACGGGACGAACATCATCGTCGACGACGAGTACAGCGCGAAGGACTCGGTCGTCATCGACAACGACGACAAATCGATCGTCGCTCACTTCCCCTACGAAGAGGGCGAACTCGTGACGGCCGTTCGCGGCAATCACGCCGGCAAGATCGGAACGATCGAGAACATCGAAGTCACGAAAGGAAGCGGCTCCAACATCGTGACCGTCGAGACCGACGACGAACTGTTCGAGACCGTCGAAGAGTACGTCTTCGTCATCGACGAGAAATTTGCAGGTGATGACGAATGAGCGAAGCGAGCGAGGCTGAGTTCCACGAGATGCGCGAACCGCGCGTCGAAAAAGTCGTCGTCCACATGGGCGTCGGCCGCGGTGGCCGCGACCTCGGGAAAGCCGAAGACATCATCGAGGAGGTCACCGGACAACAGAGCGTTCGAACCCAGGCCAAACGGACCGAACCGGAGTTCGGCATCCGCGAGGGCGAACCGATCGGCACGAAGGTCACCCTTCGTGACGACGACGCAGCTGAATTCCTCGAGACGGCTCTGACTCTCGCCGACCTCTCGGCGAACCAGTTCGACGATACGGGGAACTTCAGCTTCGGTGTCGAAGAACACACCGACTTCCCGAGCCAGGAATACGATCCGAGCATCGGTATTTACGGGCTGGACGTGACCGTCAACCTGGTCCGACCGGGATACCGCGTCTCGAAACGTGACAAAGCGACCCAGCAGATTCCATCGCGACACCGACTGACCCCCGAGGATGCGATCGCGTACCTCGAGTCCAGTTTCGACGTCGACGTGGAGGAGTCCACAGATGAGTGAAAGTGAAAACGAACGAACGGGCGAACACGCCGAAAAGCGTACGGGCCAGATGGAGGCCTGCCAGCGCTGCGGCCGAAAGCAGGGACTCGTCGGCAAGTACGACATCAACCTGTGTCGGCAGTGTTTCCGCGAAATCGCCCGCGACATGGGATTCAAGAAGTACAGATGACAGGGAATAACCCCCTCAGCAACGCGCTTTCGGGGCTCGACAACGCAGAAGACGTCGGGCACCTGAGTCACGAGGTACAGCCCGCCTCGAACGAAATCGGCAGCGTACTCGAGGTCTTTTATGACCGCGGGTACATCGACGGATTCGATCTCGTCGATGACGGAAAAGCCGGAACGTTCGAAGTCGAACTGAAAGGAGCGATCAACGAATGTGGGCCCGTCAAACCCCGCTACGCCGTCGGTGCCGATGAATTCGAGAAATGGGAGAAGCGATTCCTCCCGGCTCGAGACTTCGGGACGCTCGTCGTCACGACGAGCAGTGGCATTATGAGCCACTACGAGGCACGCGAGAAGGGGATTGGAGGGCAGGTGATCGCATACGTCTACTAACAATGCGAGTTGAACTGGAAATTCCCGACGAAGTAACCGCCGAGGTCGATCATCTCGACGTGACGGTCGAGGGTCCGGAAGGCACCATCACGCGGCGTCTCTGGTATCCCGACGTTACCGTCGAAGTCGAAGACGACACCGTGGTCATCGAAAGTGAAAACGAGGACGCGAAAACGAACGCGACCGTTGGCACCTTCGAAAGCCACATCGAGAACGCCTTCCACGGCGTGACCGCGGGCTGGGAGTACAAGATGGAAGTCTTCTACTCTCACTTCCCGATGCAGGTCCGCGCGGAAGGCAGCGAGGTCGTCATCGAGAACTTCCTTGGCGAAAAGGCAGAGCGACGAACGACTATCCACGGTGACACCGACGTCTCCGTCGACGGTGAGGAACTCACCCTCGTCGGTCCCAACAAAGAGGACGTTGGACAGACCGCAGCAGATATCGAACAGCTGACGAAGGTCAAAGGAAAGGACACCCGCGTCTTCCAGGACGGGGTCTACATCACCGAAAAGCCGGCAGCCGGAGGTGCCTGATAAATGGCAGAAGACGAACAAGAAGCCGATACTGACGAACAGGCTCCCTCGGAACCGAACGGTGACGAGCCGGAGGATCTCGAGAGTATCAGCGGCGTCGGTTCGAGCAAGGCCGACGCGCTTCGCGACGCCGGATTCGAATCCGTTCAGGACGTCAAAGAGGCGTCCCAGGACGATCTCGCCGAGATCGACGGCATCGGCAACGCGCTCGCCGCCCGTATCAAAGCGGACGTCGGCGATCTCGAGGTTACCGAGGAAACCGAAGCAGAGATCGAAGACGAAGACGCCGAGGAAGACGTCGACGAAGACGTCGAGACGGAACTGCAACCGCGCGGTCTCGTCGAGAAGACGCCGGACCTCTCCGAGAACGAACAGCGGCTTCTGAGCCAGCGCAGCGGCGAAGGTAAACCGCAGTTCAACCGGCAGGACTACCACATGAAAAAGCGGACCCCCGAATCCTGGCGGCGGCCACGCGGCCAGCTCTCGAAGCAGCGCAAGGGTATCAAAGGGAAAGGTCCGAAAGTGCAGGCAGGATATCGCACGCCGAAGGCCGTTCGAGGCAAACACCCGAGCGGCTTCGAGGAGGTCTACGTCGAGAACGCAGACGACCTCGAGGGTGTCGACGGCGATACGCAGGCGGTTCGAATCGCCTCCTCGGTCGGCGCTCGCAAACGCGAGCGGATCGAGGAACTCGCCGAAGACGATGGCGTTCGCGTGCTGAACCCAACCTACGTGGAAGTCGAAGTGGAGGACGAACAATGACTGATCTTTCCGCACAGAAACGACTTGCATCCGACGTTCTCGACGTCGGCAAGAACCGCATCTGGCTCGATCCCGACGCCCAGTCCGATATCGCCGAGGCGATCACGCGCGAGGAAATCCGCGACCTCGTCGATCAGGGCATTATTCAGGCCGAGGACGCCAGCGGGAACTCCCGTGGGCGAGCGCGCGAGCGTAACAAAAAACGCGCATACGGCCACCAGAACGGCCCGGGCAAGCGCCGCGGCAAGAAAGGTGCACGCCAGAACGAGAAAGAACAGTGGACGAAACAGATTCGCGCACAGCGCCGAAAGCTCCGTGAACTCCGCGATAAAGGCGAACTGACGCCGACGCAGTACCGCCAGCTCTACAAGAAAGCAGGCGGTGGCGAGTTCCGAAGCGTTCGGTACCTGTTGAACTACATCGACGACAACTACGGTGACCAATAATGGCGACAGGACCACGATACAAAGTTCCGATGCGTCGTCGCCGCGAGGTCCGGACGGACTACCACCAGAGGTTGCGCCTGCTGAAATCGGGCAAGCCCCGCCTCGTTGCTCGCAAGAGCAACAAGCACACTACGGCGCAGCTGATCTCCCCCGGCCCGCAAGGCGACGAAACGGTCGCGAGCGCACACTCGAGTGATTTAGCGGAGTACGGCTGGGAAGCACCCACAGGAAACATTCCGGCGGCGTATCTGACCGGCCTGCTGGCCGGCAAACGGGCCGTCGAATCAGATATCGAGGAGGCGGTTCTCGATATCGGTCTAAATACGGCAACGCCCGGAAACAAGGCGTTCGCCGTTCAGGAGGGTGCAATCGACGCCGGTCTCGAGATTCCTCACAACGATAGTGTGCTCGCAGACTGGGAGCGAACTCGCGGCGAGCACATCGCCGAGTACGCTGAGAGCCTGGACGAACCGCTCTACAGCGGCGAGTTCGATGCGACCGAACTACCCGAACACTTCGATGACGTACGAGAGGCGATCCTAGAATGAGTGGAAACGACTACAACGACGGCTGGCAGCCGGTCACCCGTCTCGGCCGCAAGGTCCAGGAGGGCGAAATCGAGACGATGGAAGACGCCCTCAACACGGGACTTCCGCTAAAGGAACCCGAAATCGTCGATCAGCTCCTCCCCGGACTGGACGACGAGGTACTGGACATCAACATGGTCCAGCGGATGACCGACTCCGGACGCCGGGTGAAGTTCCGCTGTGTCTGTGTCGTCGGCAACCGCGACGGTTTCATCGGCTACGCCGAGGGACGAGACGATCAGGTCGGCTCTGCCATCCAGAAAGCGATCGGTATTGCAAAGCTCAACATGATCAAGGTCCCGCGCGGTTCGGGATCCTGGGAGGACCGTTCGGACCGACCACACTCGCTGACTCACCAGACGACCGGCAAAGCTGGTTCCGTCGAGGTCGAGCTCATCCCCGCGCCGGAAGGCCTGGGACTTGCGGCGAGTGATACGGTCAACGCCGTCCTCGAGCTTGCGGGAATCGAAAACGCCTGGACGAAAAGCCACGGCAACACCCGAACGACGGTGAACCTCGCGAAAGCAACCTACAACGCGCTCGAGAACGCCTCGCAAGCGCGCCAACCCGAGGTGATCGACGGATGAAAGCCGTCGTGCAGATTCGTGGCGAAGTAAACCGGAATACCGATGTCGACGATACGCTCTCGATGCTCAACATCCACAGCGTCAATCACGCGACGCTGATTCCGGATACCGACGCCTACCGTGGGATGATCACGAAGGTCAACGACTTCGTCGCCCACGGTGAGCCGGATCAGGACGTCCTCGAAACGCTACTCGAGAAGCGAGCGGAGCCCCTCGAGGGCCGACAGTCCGACGTCGACGAGGAGTGGCTCGAGGCGAACACGGAGTACAGCGAGTTCAGCGAGCTGGCCGAGGCGTTGCTGGCAGAAGAGACGACGCTTCGCGACGAAGGTCTCTCGCCGACGCTTCGACTGCACCCACCGCGGGGCGGTCACGACGGCGTCAAACACGCCGCCGTCGAAGGTGGCCAACTCGGAAAACATACAACCCCGGAGATTAACGACCTCCTAGAATCGATGCGATAACCATGACGAGTAAAAAACGACGCCAACGTGGCTCGCGAACGCACAGTGGTGGCTCCCACAAGAATCGTCGCGGAGCCGGTCACCGTGGCGGACGCGGCCGCGCCGGGCGCTCAAAACACGAGTTCCACAACTACGAACCGAAGCACAAACACGGCTTCAAACGACCGCAGGGGATCCGCGAGGACGTCGTCGAAGTCGACGTTCAGAAGCTCGACGAAGATGTCGCGCTCTACGTCGCCGACGACCTCGCCGAAGAGTCGGGCGACGGCTACGAGATCGACGCCCGTGACGTCGTCGAAGACGGTCACGAGGCCGACGTCGTAAAGGTCCTCGGCACCGGACAGGTCCGAAACACGCTCACGATCACGGCCGATGCCTTTACTGAGGCCGCCCGTGAAAAACTCGAAGACGCTGGTGGAGAGCCAGTTCTCACCGAGCGTGCGGTTGCGAAAGCTGAAGCCGACGCCGACGAATCCGACGAGGAATAACATATGGGATGGAAGGAAGCCGCCGAACCGGTTTTGACGCGGATGCCGACAGTACGCCGCCCGGAGGGACACGTTCCCTTCAAGCGAAAGCTCGCGTGGACGGCAGGCATCCTCGTGTTGTATTTTTTCTTGACAAACATCGACTTGCTCGGCGCTGCGAGCGGACAGGACATCTACGGTCAGTTCCGTTCGGTCATCGCCGGGTCGCAGGGCTCGTTGCTACAGGTCGGTATTGGCCCAATCGTCACGGCTAGCATCGTCATGCAGTTGCTCGGCGGTGCAAATCTGCTCGGCCTGGATACGGACGACCCGCGGGATCAGGTCCTCTATCAGGGACTGCAGAAGGTGCTCGTCATCGCGATGACCGCGCTGACGGCGCTCCCGATGGTGTTTGCCGGCGGCATCCTCCCAGCCCAGCAGTCGCTTCAGCTTGGCGGCTTTGCGTTCTCATCGACGGAAATCAAACTGCTGATGTTCGCGCAGATTTTCGTCGGCGGGATACTCATCCTCTACATGGACGAGGTCGTCAGCAAATGGGGGATCGGAAGCGGTATCGGTCTCTTCATCATCGCTGGCGTCAGCCAGCGGCTGGTCACCGGATTCGTCCAGCCCGCAGCGGGCGGGTTCTTCTTCGACTGGTATCGCATCATCACCGGCGACATCGCCGTCGGTTCGGTCTTCAGTAGCGACGGACTGAACACGATATTACTCGGTCAGGGAGACCTCATTGCCCTGTTTACGACGCTCCTGATCTTTGGGATCGTCGTCTACGCCGAGTCGGTGCGCGTCGAGATTCCGCTGAGCCACGCTCGAGTGAAGGGTGCTCGCGGTCGCTTCCCGGTGAAGCTTATCTACGCGAGCGTCCTGCCAATGATCCTTGTTCGTGCGCTGCAGGCGAACCTGCAGTTCATCGGACAGATCATCGAAACGCAGGTCGGAATGCCGAGCGTACTCGGCGTCTACGGTAGTGGTGGCGAACCCGTCTCCGGGTTCTTCTACTACACCTCGCCGATCTACTCGCCACAGGACTGGATGTGGTGGACCGCGGGGGTCGATCAGGCCTGGTGGATGGTCATGATTCGGGTCAGTATCGACCTCGCGTTTATGGTCATCGGCGGTGCGATCTTCGCGATCTTCTGGGTCGAGACGACCGACATGGGCCCGGACGCAACGGCCCAACAGATCCAGAACTCGGGAATGCAGATTCCCGGATTCCGACAGAACGTCGGCGTCATCGAGAAGGTCATGGAGCGGTACATTCCGCAAGTGACCGTCATTGGTGGTGCGCTCGTCGGGTTGCTCGCCGTCTGGGCGAACATGCTCGGCACCATCGGTGGGGTCGACGGGACCGGTCTCCTGCTTGCGGTCTCTATCACCTACAAGCTATACGAGGAAATCGCCGAAGAGCAGATGATGGAGATGCACCCGATGATGCGCCAGATGTTCGGCGGCGGCGAATAAGCAGTCGGTCCGGTCATACTACGTTTTTTGAAGTACGTTCTACGTGGATTCTGTACTCCAGTAGTCACCGGTCTCGGCCGATTCACGTATCTGACCAGTCAGAACCAAGCTCACTGTCGAAACCGTCTGTAACGTCCGCAGCGAGGGAGCGACGGCTCCGGAGACAAAGAGGCCTACTCTTCTTCGAGCGCGTGCCAGGATAGCCGCGGATTCCGGGCTGCACTCGTCTGGTCGATTCGACGCGCGGTCGTTCGTTCGGGCGCGGACTCGAGAATCTCGGCTCCTTCCTCGGCCACGGCGTTGAACGCGGCGGCGAGCTGGTCGAGCGTTTCCTTGCTCTCGATTTCGGTGGGTTCGGTCATGAGCGCCTCCGGGACGATTTCGGGCCACTTGGTCGTCGGCGGGTGAACGCCGTAGTCGAGCATGCGCTTTGCGACATCGGCGGCGTCCTGCTCGCCGGCGCTGGCGACGAACTCGTGGTGGAACGGGCCGTAGGGAACGTCGTACTCGATCTGGCTCGCGAGATAATTCGCGTTGAGGACTGCCTTCGCACTCGAGTCTGTGAGTCCGTCGTCTCCTACCCTGGCGATGTAGGCGAACGCTTTCACGAGCACGAGCCAGTTGCCCTGGTAGCCGTGGACGTGACCGATCGAGTGTTCGGGGGCAAACAGTTCGTAGCCGCCGTCTGCGTTGCGAACTCGAGGTTCGGGGAGGAAGGGGGCGAGTTCGGAGACGACGCCGACCGGCCCGGCACCAGGCCCGCCGCCGCCGTGGGGGGTTGCGAACGTCTTGTGGACGTTGTAGTGCATCACGTCGAAACCCATATCGCCAGGGCGAGCGCGGCCCAAAAGCGCGTTCAAGTTCGCGCCGTCGTAGTAGAGCAAGCCGCCGGCGTCGTGGACCATCTCGGCGATGGTCTCGATATCGCGTTCGAACAGCCCGAGCGTGTTCGGGTTGGTCAACATGAGCGCCGCCGTGTTCTCCGACAATGCGGCCTCGAGCGCCTCGAGATCGACCCGTCCGCCCTCGTCGCTCGGCAGGGAGACCACGTCGTAGCCGCCGAGTGCGGCGGTCGCGAAGTTCGTCCCGTGAGCGCTCTCGGGGATGATCACTTCGTCGCGCTGGCCCTCGTCGGTGTGCTCGTGGTAGGCCGCGGCGACGCGGATGCCGACGAACTCGCCGGCGGCACCCGCGGGAGGTTGGAGGGTAACGGCGTCCATGCCGCCGATGACCTCGAGGTATTCCTGCAGTCTGGCGAGCACCTCGAGGGTTCCCTGAATCGACTCTTCCGAGCGGTCCGGATGGACGAGCGCGCTCGGCAGGGACGCGACGTCCTCCGTGAACTTCGGGTTGTACTTCATCGTACACGACCCCAGCGGGTAGGGGCCGCTGTCGATGCCGTAGACCATCTGGGAGAGCCGCGTGTAGTGACGAACGAGTTCCGGTTCGGACGGGTCGGGTAACTCGAGGTCGTCTCTGGTCAGGTCCTCGGGAAGCGGCGACTCGTCGATCTCGACGCGGGTCCTGTCCTTCTCGACGAGCAACGGTTCGTACTGGCCGTTTCGAACGTACCGGGCCTGATCGTATCGCGAGCGGCCGCTCGGATCGACGGTTCCGGGCGCTTCCCGAGCGTTATCGTCGCTCATCAAAGCACCTCCTCGAGGGTCTCGACGAACGCATCGAGTTCGTCGTCCGTGACACCTGCGACGCAGAACTGCAGTTCGTGTTCGCCGACGACGTGTACTGCAAAGCCCTGGCGCTCGAGGTCGTCGGCGATCGCTTTCGCCGGTTGATCGACGTGGGCAACGAACTCGCGGAAGTGCCGCCGGTCGTGGACGGGCGCTTTGACGCCGACGAGCGCGTCGACGTCGGCGGCGAGCGATTCGGCTCGGGTAACACCTCGTTTTGCGAGTTCGATCATCCCGTCGGGGCCGAGTGCGGCCGCGTGGATCGCCGTCCGAAGTGCGACCCACGCCTGATTCGTACAGATGTTACTGGTCGCACGCTCGCGACGGATGTGCTGTTCTCGCGTCTGGAGCGTGAGCGTAAATGCCCGTCTGTCCGTCGCGTCTTCGCTCGCACCGACGAGTCGGCCCGGAACCTGCCGGAGGTACGACTCACGGGTCGCGAACAGCCCGAGACCCATCCCGTAGCTCGCGGGCAGACCGAGCACGCTCGCATCGCCGACGACGACGTCCGCACCCACATCGGCCGGTTTCTGGAGCAGCGAGAGCGCGATCGGATCGGTGCCGAGGACGAACAGCGCGTCGGCGTCGGCGGCGACCGCGCCGATTTCCGCGAGGTGCTCTTCGATCGTTCCCCGAATCGTTGGGTTTTCCGCGTAGATCATGATGGCCGTCTCGTCGACCGCCTCTTCGAGCGCCTCGAGATCGACATTTCCGTCGGCGGTCGCGTACGTCTCGACGGTGAGATCGGTGCCTTCGACGTAGTTCTCGAGGGTGCTCCGTCGGCCCTCGCTTAGGAGTTCGGGGATGAGCACGCGGTGGCCCGAGGTCGTCCGAACCCGTTTCGCGAGCGTCGCCGCTTCACCGAGCGCGCTCGCGGCGTCGTACATCGAGCAGTTCGCGATCGACAGTCCGGTGAGTTCGACGAGCAGCGACTGGTACTCAAACAACGCCTGCAAGAACCCCTGTGAAACCTCGGGCTGATACTGGGTGTAGGAGGTCAAAAACTCCGAGCGATTCGACAGGTGATCGACGACCGACGGAACGTAGTAGCCGTACTGCCCCCGTCCGAGCAGTTCCGTGAGGTCCGCGTTGCGCTGGAGTATCGTTCGAACTAACTGACGCGTTTCTCGTTCAGTTCGAGCGTCGATGCCGAACTCACCGTCGTACTGTACCGCCTCTGGGATGTCGAAGAGGTCTTCGACGGTGTCGGCACCGACCGCCTCGAGCATCGCCGTGAGGGTCTCGTCCGTGTGGGGAGCGTACGGACTCCCCGTGGCGTGTAATCCATTCATGAGTGAGGGAGGTCTCGGACGTACAAAAACGGTGTTCCAATTCCGCGACCGCCTGCAGAGCCAATCCGAGACACGTTAGCAGCTAGTATCGGGCAAGGGGTTATGAACACACCTGTTCGAAACTGGCCGCAAAATCGATCGGGAAAACTGGCGGTGTACAACGCCTGCTCGAGCCGGTATCGACAGTCGATCCGAGCCGGTATTGACGCCCGAAATTACTCGACGTACTCGTACTCCCGTTCGCCCATCCGTCCCCAACCGCCGAAGACGAACTCGCCGTCCGGAGCGGTCATCGGCTCGATATCGACGTCCATATCGTGGTTGTGTGCGTCGTGGATCTCCTCGTAATCGTCCCACGTCAATTCGTATCGGTCCGCGAGTTGTTCGTCGACGTTGAGCGCCTCGATCTCCGCAGCCCAGCCGTCCTGGACGATTTCCGTGTGGATTTCGGCCTGTGCACCGCTCCCGTAGGAGCCGACCGCAAGCGTCTGTCCGGCGAGGTCTTCTCCCTGCTCTACGGCGTATTTGAGCGCGCTGATCCGGGCGACGTGCACCGATCCCGTATACCAGTTGCCGACCTCTCGAGCGATCGTTAGCGTCGGATCGATCGTTTCGGCGTACCACTCCTGGTAGCGATCGGTCTCTTTGAGGCCGTCCATGTATTCCCGAAGCGCGTCGCGGAATTCGTCGTCGGTTTCGAACGCTTCCTGACGCGGTTGCCGACCGATCTCATCGGCAAGTTCGTCTTCGACGGCCGTATCGCGAATGATGTGGCGGTAGGCCAACATTGCAGCCTTTCGGACCATTCCGGGGAACGGCGTGTGGAACGGCACGAATCGAACGTCGTCGAGATGAAGTTCCCCTGCGACGCTCTGGTAATCGACCAACGCTTCGCGCATGCGGGCGAGGTACACCTGTACCGAGCGTTTGCCGTCGACGCTTGGGAACTGTTGGTTGGGCTTGAGAAAGTCGGTCTCGTCGGCCGACCCGTACCCCTGTTCGGTCGAGAGCGTGACCAGATCCGGGTCTTCGGTAATATACAGCGCGATCGCACCCGCCCCCTGAGTCGCTTCGCCGGGGTCGTCTCGAGCGTACAGCGCCGTATCGGTCGCGATTACGAGCGCGCCGCGGCCGCGATTTCGACCCGCGCGGATCCAGTTGTACGCGTCGTCCAAACTCTGGGTGCCGGCGATGCAGGCGAACTTCCGCTCGCCTTTGTTCGCGTGGTGGAAGTCGCCCTCGAAGACCGACTCGAGACAACCGGCGATGTACGTCGAGACCGGCTTGGAGTTGTCGAACGCGCTCTCGGTCGCGACGTCGATCCGACCGATATCGTCGGGCTCGAGGCCTTTTCGTTCCATCAATCGATGGGCAGCGTTTGCCCCCATCGTGACGATATCTTCGTAGCTATCGGGGAACGAACTGGCGTTCAATCCGAGCCCTTTGGTGTATTTTTCGGGGTCTTCGCCCTTCTCGGGGGCGAATACACCAGGCAGATCGAGTTTGAGGTTTCCGGTCCAGATTTCGACGGCGTCGATACCGACTGCGGTCATACTTCGATACTATGGGTCGTGATACATGGTATTGTCGTTTAGTGTTTCGACGACCGTCGATATGCGTTCGTACCGGCAGCTGGTCTGACGGGGAGATACCTGTCGTCGAATCACCGCTGGTCCGGGGATTCAGACCGGAACACGCGAGCGGCAGGCCCGGCAAGCAAGACTGCA contains the following coding sequences:
- a CDS encoding 50S ribosomal protein L30, with the translated sequence MKAVVQIRGEVNRNTDVDDTLSMLNIHSVNHATLIPDTDAYRGMITKVNDFVAHGEPDQDVLETLLEKRAEPLEGRQSDVDEEWLEANTEYSEFSELAEALLAEETTLRDEGLSPTLRLHPPRGGHDGVKHAAVEGGQLGKHTTPEINDLLESMR
- a CDS encoding 30S ribosomal protein S5 gives rise to the protein MSGNDYNDGWQPVTRLGRKVQEGEIETMEDALNTGLPLKEPEIVDQLLPGLDDEVLDINMVQRMTDSGRRVKFRCVCVVGNRDGFIGYAEGRDDQVGSAIQKAIGIAKLNMIKVPRGSGSWEDRSDRPHSLTHQTTGKAGSVEVELIPAPEGLGLAASDTVNAVLELAGIENAWTKSHGNTRTTVNLAKATYNALENASQARQPEVIDG
- a CDS encoding 50S ribosomal protein L19e, with the protein product MTDLSAQKRLASDVLDVGKNRIWLDPDAQSDIAEAITREEIRDLVDQGIIQAEDASGNSRGRARERNKKRAYGHQNGPGKRRGKKGARQNEKEQWTKQIRAQRRKLRELRDKGELTPTQYRQLYKKAGGGEFRSVRYLLNYIDDNYGDQ
- a CDS encoding 30S ribosomal protein S4e — its product is MSNHQKRLSVPKSWPVERKTETFTVKAGAGPHGEAGVPLVVLLRDVLGYVDSKKEARYALSEDSILVNGDAINDEQRPIGMFDIIAFPDLEEYYRIFPDEGGRLALTPIDADAADSRLGKIDGKQQVAGGDTQLTLHDGTNIIVDDEYSAKDSVVIDNDDKSIVAHFPYEEGELVTAVRGNHAGKIGTIENIEVTKGSGSNIVTVETDDELFETVEEYVFVIDEKFAGDDE
- a CDS encoding uL15m family ribosomal protein, translating into MTSKKRRQRGSRTHSGGSHKNRRGAGHRGGRGRAGRSKHEFHNYEPKHKHGFKRPQGIREDVVEVDVQKLDEDVALYVADDLAEESGDGYEIDARDVVEDGHEADVVKVLGTGQVRNTLTITADAFTEAAREKLEDAGGEPVLTERAVAKAEADADESDEE
- a CDS encoding 30S ribosomal protein S8, with protein sequence MTGNNPLSNALSGLDNAEDVGHLSHEVQPASNEIGSVLEVFYDRGYIDGFDLVDDGKAGTFEVELKGAINECGPVKPRYAVGADEFEKWEKRFLPARDFGTLVVTTSSGIMSHYEAREKGIGGQVIAYVY
- a CDS encoding 50S ribosomal protein L6, which translates into the protein MRVELEIPDEVTAEVDHLDVTVEGPEGTITRRLWYPDVTVEVEDDTVVIESENEDAKTNATVGTFESHIENAFHGVTAGWEYKMEVFYSHFPMQVRAEGSEVVIENFLGEKAERRTTIHGDTDVSVDGEELTLVGPNKEDVGQTAADIEQLTKVKGKDTRVFQDGVYITEKPAAGGA
- the gcvPB gene encoding aminomethyl-transferring glycine dehydrogenase subunit GcvPB, whose product is MSDDNAREAPGTVDPSGRSRYDQARYVRNGQYEPLLVEKDRTRVEIDESPLPEDLTRDDLELPDPSEPELVRHYTRLSQMVYGIDSGPYPLGSCTMKYNPKFTEDVASLPSALVHPDRSEESIQGTLEVLARLQEYLEVIGGMDAVTLQPPAGAAGEFVGIRVAAAYHEHTDEGQRDEVIIPESAHGTNFATAALGGYDVVSLPSDEGGRVDLEALEAALSENTAALMLTNPNTLGLFERDIETIAEMVHDAGGLLYYDGANLNALLGRARPGDMGFDVMHYNVHKTFATPHGGGGPGAGPVGVVSELAPFLPEPRVRNADGGYELFAPEHSIGHVHGYQGNWLVLVKAFAYIARVGDDGLTDSSAKAVLNANYLASQIEYDVPYGPFHHEFVASAGEQDAADVAKRMLDYGVHPPTTKWPEIVPEALMTEPTEIESKETLDQLAAAFNAVAEEGAEILESAPERTTARRIDQTSAARNPRLSWHALEEE
- a CDS encoding 50S ribosomal protein L18 — its product is MATGPRYKVPMRRRREVRTDYHQRLRLLKSGKPRLVARKSNKHTTAQLISPGPQGDETVASAHSSDLAEYGWEAPTGNIPAAYLTGLLAGKRAVESDIEEAVLDIGLNTATPGNKAFAVQEGAIDAGLEIPHNDSVLADWERTRGEHIAEYAESLDEPLYSGEFDATELPEHFDDVREAILE
- the secY gene encoding preprotein translocase subunit SecY; amino-acid sequence: MGWKEAAEPVLTRMPTVRRPEGHVPFKRKLAWTAGILVLYFFLTNIDLLGAASGQDIYGQFRSVIAGSQGSLLQVGIGPIVTASIVMQLLGGANLLGLDTDDPRDQVLYQGLQKVLVIAMTALTALPMVFAGGILPAQQSLQLGGFAFSSTEIKLLMFAQIFVGGILILYMDEVVSKWGIGSGIGLFIIAGVSQRLVTGFVQPAAGGFFFDWYRIITGDIAVGSVFSSDGLNTILLGQGDLIALFTTLLIFGIVVYAESVRVEIPLSHARVKGARGRFPVKLIYASVLPMILVRALQANLQFIGQIIETQVGMPSVLGVYGSGGEPVSGFFYYTSPIYSPQDWMWWTAGVDQAWWMVMIRVSIDLAFMVIGGAIFAIFWVETTDMGPDATAQQIQNSGMQIPGFRQNVGVIEKVMERYIPQVTVIGGALVGLLAVWANMLGTIGGVDGTGLLLAVSITYKLYEEIAEEQMMEMHPMMRQMFGGGE
- a CDS encoding 30S ribosomal protein S14 is translated as MSESENERTGEHAEKRTGQMEACQRCGRKQGLVGKYDINLCRQCFREIARDMGFKKYR
- a CDS encoding 50S ribosomal protein L32e; translated protein: MAEDEQEADTDEQAPSEPNGDEPEDLESISGVGSSKADALRDAGFESVQDVKEASQDDLAEIDGIGNALAARIKADVGDLEVTEETEAEIEDEDAEEDVDEDVETELQPRGLVEKTPDLSENEQRLLSQRSGEGKPQFNRQDYHMKKRTPESWRRPRGQLSKQRKGIKGKGPKVQAGYRTPKAVRGKHPSGFEEVYVENADDLEGVDGDTQAVRIASSVGARKRERIEELAEDDGVRVLNPTYVEVEVEDEQ
- a CDS encoding 50S ribosomal protein L5 translates to MSEASEAEFHEMREPRVEKVVVHMGVGRGGRDLGKAEDIIEEVTGQQSVRTQAKRTEPEFGIREGEPIGTKVTLRDDDAAEFLETALTLADLSANQFDDTGNFSFGVEEHTDFPSQEYDPSIGIYGLDVTVNLVRPGYRVSKRDKATQQIPSRHRLTPEDAIAYLESSFDVDVEESTDE